The Benincasa hispida cultivar B227 chromosome 11, ASM972705v1, whole genome shotgun sequence genome has a segment encoding these proteins:
- the LOC120091026 gene encoding probable glycosyltransferase STELLO2 yields the protein MLVQERSTPKSPKTQIRTLPTLHSHRFSESKSLDFSTWLSDNVYRVVTILLLIVTVAAVFFLRNVGDSAALLCFQSQTAALEKIQFPKIDWNSIASIPANSYTEFRSEQWIVVSVSNYPSDSLRKLVKMKGWQVLAIGNSLTPADWALKGAIYLSLEEQSKLGFRVVEFLPYDSFVRKTVGYLFAIQHGAKKIFDVDDRGEVIGGDLGKHFDVELVGEGARQEIILQYSHENPNRTVVNPYIHFGQRSVWPRGLPLENVGEIAHEEFYTEIFGGKQFIQQGISNGLPDVDSVFYFTRKSGLEAFDIRFDERAPKVALPQGMMVPINSFNTLYHTSAFWALMLPVSISTMASDILRGYWGQRLLWEIGGYVVVYPPTVHRYDKIEAYPFSEERDLHVNVGRLVKFLNSWRSSKHRLFEKILELSFVMAEEGFWTEMDVKFTAAWLQDLIAVGYQQPRLMSLELDRPRATIGHGDRKEFVPQKLPSIHLGVEETGTVSYEIGNLIRWRKFFGNVVLIMFCNGPVERTALEWRLLYGRIFKTVIILSETKNSDLVVEEGRLDHAYKYLPKVFDTYSGAEGFLFLQDDTILNYWNLLQADKSKLWITDKVPKSWTTVSVESSDWFTKQSNMVKKIVSMMPVHFQVSHKQSVASENSLTICSSEVFYIPRRFVADFLDLHGLVGDLEVHHKVAIPLFFTAMDSVQNFDPVLSTMNYREKPPATNSSTMYSVHVPAVHPWNVSSEQDFIKLVRIMAEGDPLLAELV from the exons ATGTTGGTCCAAGAACGTTCAACGCCTAAATCCCCCAAAACCCAGATCAGAACTCTGCCTACTCTCCATTCGCATCGCTTTTCCGAGTCTAAAAGCCTTGATTTCTCAACTTGGTTATCCGACAACGTCTACAGAGTAGTGACGATTTTGCTCCTGATCGTTACCGTCGCCGCCGTATTTTTCCTCCGCAATGTCGGGGATAGCGCCGCCCTTCTTTGCTTCCAATCGCAGACAGCGGCTTTAGAGAAGATTCAATTCCCTAAAATTGATTGGAATTCGATCGCGTCGATCCCAGCCAATTCTTATACGGAATTTCGCTCCGAGCAATGGATCGTCGTCTCGGTGTCTAATTATCCCAGTGATTCACTGCGGAAGCTAGTGAAAATGAAGGGTTGGCAGGTGTTGGCGATAGGCAATTCATTGACGCCGGCGGATTGGGCTCTTAAAGGTGCGATTTATCTTTCCTTAGAAGAACagtctaaattagggtttcgtGTGGTTGAATTCCTTCCATATGATTCTTTCGTGAGGAAAACTGTTGGGTATCTCTTTGCCATTCAACATGGCGCGAAGAAGATCTTCGATGTGGATGATCGAGGGGAGGTGATTGGTGGAGATTTAGGCAAACATTTCGATGTAGAATTGGTGGGAGAGGGAGCGAGGCAGGAGATCATATTACAGTATAGCCATGAAAACCCCAATAGAACTGTTGTTAATCCTTACATTCATTTTGGGCAAAGATCAGTTTGGCCTAGGGGCTTGCCACTGGAAAATGTGGGTGAAATTGCTCATGAAGAATTTTATACTGAAATTTTTGGGGGAAAGCAGTTCATTCAACAGGGAATTTCCAATGGTCTTCCTGATGTTGATTCGGTATTTTACTTCACTCGAAAATCTGGATTGGAAGCTTTTGATATTAGATTTGATGAACGTGCTCCAAAAGTGGCATTGCCACAGGGTATGATGGTTCCTATTAACTCCTTCAATACACTTTATCATACCTCAGCCTTCTGGGCTTTAATGCTTCCTGTTTCCATTAGCACAATGGCTTCTGATATCTTGAGAGGATACTGGGGCCAGAGGCTCCTGTGGGAAATTGGTGGTTATGTTGTAGTTTATCCTCCAACCGTTCACCGATACGATAAGATTGAAGCATACCCATTTTCAGAAGAAAGAGATCTACATGTGAATGTGGGTCGTTTAGTTAAGTTTTTGAATTCATGGAGATCAAGTAAACATAGGCTGTTTGAGAAGATTTTGGAGTTGAGTTTTGTAATGGCAGAGGAAGGGTTTTGGACTGAGATGGATGTGAAATTTACAGCAGCTTGGCTGCAAGATTTAATTGCTGTTGGGTACCAGCAGCCAAGGCTAATGTCTCTGGAATTGGATCGTCCACGAGCAACTATTGGTCATGGGGATCGGAAGGAGTTTGTTCCACAGAAATTACCGTCCATACACCTTGGGGTTGAGGAAACTGGGACGGTGAGTTATGAGATAGGGAACTTGATCAGATGGAGAAAGTTTTTTGGAAATGTTGTGCTCATCATGTTTTGTAACGGCCCTGTTGAACGAACTGCCCTGGAGTGGAGGTTGCTATATGGGAGGATATTCAAGACGGTGATAATTCTTTCAGAGACCAAAAATTCAGATCTTGTAGTGGAAGAAGGCAGATTGGACCATGCATACAA GTACCTGCCGAAAGTTTTTGATACATATAGTGGCGCAGAAGGGTTTTTATTCCTGCAAGACGATACAATTCTTAACTATTGGAATCTGCTACAAGCGGACAAATCAAAACTCTGGATAACTGATAAG GTACCCAAATCTTGGACTACTGTGTCAGTTGAAAGCTCAGATTGGTTTACGAAACAATCAAACATGGTAAAGAAGATAGTTAGCATGATGCCAGTTCATTTCCAAGTGAGTCATAAACAATCTGTAGCAAGTGAGAATAGTCTCACGATATGCAGTTCTGAGGTCTTTTACATTCCTCGACGCTTTGTAGCAGACTTTCTTGACCTTCATGGTTTAGTGGGTGATCTAGAAGTCCATCACAAGGTTGCAATCCCCTTGTTCTTTACGGCAATGGATTCGGTTCAAAACTTTGATCCAGTATTGAGTACAATGAATTACAGAGAAAAACCACCTGCTACAAATTCGTCAACTATGTACTCTGTTCATGTTCCTGCTGTTCACCCATGGAATGTGTCAAGTGAACAAGATTTCATCAAGTTGGTCAGAATAATGGCAGAAGGTGATCCACTTCTAGCAGAGTTAGTTTGA